One genomic window of Chanos chanos chromosome 13, fChaCha1.1, whole genome shotgun sequence includes the following:
- the LOC115825995 gene encoding ras-related protein Rab-37 → MSMKKAPVSANGIDNGTSRNMLERCGSVNEYFDVSFKVMLLGDSAVGKTCVLVRFKDGAFLGGNFIATVGIDFRNKVVTVDNMKVKLQIWDTAGQERFRSVTHAYYRDAQALLLLYDITRKSSFDNIRAWLTEIHEYAQKDVVIMLLGNKSDMAAERVIKHEEGERLAKEYGVPFMETSAKTGVNVDLAFFAIAKELKHRAAHQPSEPKFQIHDYIESQKHKSSCCGF, encoded by the exons ATGTCAATGAAAAAAGCGCCCGTATCAGCAAATGGCATTGACAATGGGACATCAAGAAACATGCTGGAAAGATGCGGTTCGGTCAATGAGTATTTTGATGTTTCCTTCAAG GTGATGCTGCTGGGAGACTCAGCGGTGGGGAAGACATGTGTCCTTGTGCGATTTAAAGATGGTGCCTTTCTAGGAGGCAACTTCATAGCCACCGTGGGAATAGACTTTAGG AACAAGGTGGTGACTGTAGACAACATGAAGGTTAAATTACAG ATTTGGGACACAGCTGGACAGGAGCGATTCCGCAGTGTTACTCATGCGTATTACAGAGACGCCCAAG cACTGTTGCTGCTCTACGACATCACGAGGAAGTCTTCTTTTGACAACATCAGG GCCTGGTTGACCGAAATTCATGAGTACGCGCAAAAGGATGTGGTCATCATGTTGCTTGGCAACAAG TCTGACATGGCAGCTGAGAGAGTCATTAAACATGAGGAAGGGGAGAGACTAGCCAAG GAGTATGGAGTTCCTTTCATGGAAACCAGTGCCAAGACCGGTGTCAACGTGGACCTTGCTTTCTTCGCCATAGCAAA AGAACTGAAGCACAGAGCTGCGCACCAACCCAGCGAACCCAAGTTCCAGATCCACGACTATATTGAGTCACAGAAACATAAGTCAAGCTGCTGTGGcttctga